The Thermoflavifilum sp. genome contains a region encoding:
- a CDS encoding vitamin B12-dependent ribonucleotide reductase has product MTTKNQTLAQGLQFHRYFTKEGLSPYDMFSYELRTSVIRNPNGEVIFEMNNVEVPAHWSQIATDILAQKYFRKAGVPQPDGSLGRETSVKQVVHRLANCWRNWGERYGYFASAHDAQVFYDELVYCMLNQMCAPNSPQWFNTGLYDSYGIKGKPQGHYYVDPETGELKESTSAYERPQPHACFILSVEDDLVNPGGIMDLWVREARIFKYGSGVGTNFSNIRAEGEKLSGGGSSSGLMSFLKIGDRAAGAIKSGGTTRRAAKMVCLDLDHPEVVEFINWKVEEEKKVAALIAAGYSSDYEGEAYRTVSGQNSNNSVRIPNEFFRILAEDGIWEMKARTTGKTMRTIKARELWDKIAYAAWRCADPGVQYDTTINEWHTCPKGGRIRASNPCSEYMFLDNTACNLASINLRKFYDEEANRFDIPAFEYVVRLWTVVLEISVLMAQFPSKEVAQLSYDYRTLGLGYANLGSLLMVNGIPYDSEQARAMAAAITAIMTGVAYKTSAEMAMHLGPFPRFAENRDDMLRVIRNHRAAAYDATDAYEGLQIKPQGINARYCPDDLLKAATRAWDEALQMGEQYGYRNAQVSVIAPTGTIGLIMDCDTTGIEPDFALVKFKKLSGGGYFKIINQSIPVALKRLGYSETEIRAIVDYARGTGSFEGAPHINHQSLSERGFIAEELKKLDRAVASAFDISFVFNVYTLGEECLQRLGFKPEQYFNPDFSLLHALGFTDAEIEAANDYVCGTMTVEGAPYLKPEHLPVFDCANKCGKKGQRYIHPHGHIRMMAAVQPFISGAISKTINLPNEATVADIADCYYLSWELGLKACALYRDGSKLSQPLSNRTEKKKEETTTEATSTKTEKIDLNSLTIDEILEAARIKMQSSPDTSFMRALSRVVQRKTLPAKRRGFTQKAKINGQTIFLRTGEYSDGTLGEIFIDMHKEGATLRSMMNCFAIAVSIGLQYGVPLEEFVDKFVFTRFEPSGPVEHPNIKFATSIVDYIFRVLGYEYLHRDDLVHVPDPDRQTGSETSADWSGRAEPVQTQPAQELQLSDKKQPVQMEAAVHEEAATGAQAGTQAYLRQMQSDAPSCPNCGHITVRSGTCYKCLNCGSSLGCS; this is encoded by the coding sequence ATGACAACCAAAAACCAAACCCTTGCTCAGGGGCTCCAATTCCATCGCTATTTCACGAAAGAAGGCCTGAGCCCCTACGACATGTTCTCCTATGAACTCCGCACCTCGGTGATTCGCAATCCCAATGGAGAGGTGATTTTCGAGATGAACAATGTGGAGGTGCCCGCGCACTGGTCGCAGATTGCTACAGATATCTTAGCCCAGAAATATTTTCGTAAGGCCGGCGTGCCACAGCCCGACGGCAGCCTGGGACGGGAGACCTCGGTGAAACAGGTGGTGCATCGACTGGCCAACTGCTGGCGCAACTGGGGGGAACGCTACGGCTATTTCGCTTCCGCCCACGATGCCCAGGTGTTTTACGATGAGCTGGTTTATTGCATGCTCAACCAGATGTGTGCGCCCAACTCGCCGCAATGGTTTAATACGGGCCTGTATGATAGCTATGGCATCAAGGGCAAGCCGCAGGGACACTACTATGTGGATCCGGAAACCGGCGAACTGAAAGAATCGACTTCGGCTTATGAACGTCCACAGCCCCATGCCTGCTTTATTTTGAGCGTGGAAGACGACCTGGTGAATCCGGGTGGCATCATGGATCTGTGGGTGCGCGAGGCCCGCATCTTCAAATATGGCTCGGGCGTGGGTACCAATTTTTCCAATATTCGGGCCGAAGGAGAAAAGCTCAGCGGCGGGGGTTCTTCGAGTGGATTGATGAGCTTCCTGAAGATCGGCGATCGGGCGGCCGGCGCCATCAAATCGGGAGGCACCACCCGACGGGCCGCCAAGATGGTGTGCCTGGACCTGGACCATCCGGAGGTGGTGGAATTCATCAACTGGAAGGTGGAAGAAGAAAAGAAGGTGGCCGCGCTGATCGCTGCCGGCTACTCATCGGATTATGAAGGCGAGGCCTACCGCACGGTGTCGGGTCAGAATTCGAATAACTCCGTCCGCATCCCCAACGAATTTTTCCGTATCCTGGCCGAGGATGGGATATGGGAAATGAAAGCCCGTACCACGGGTAAGACCATGCGCACCATTAAGGCTCGTGAGCTGTGGGATAAAATTGCTTATGCCGCCTGGCGCTGTGCCGATCCCGGCGTGCAATATGATACCACTATCAACGAATGGCACACCTGTCCGAAAGGAGGCCGCATCCGGGCTTCCAATCCCTGTTCGGAATACATGTTCCTCGACAACACGGCCTGTAACCTGGCTTCCATTAACCTGCGTAAGTTTTACGACGAGGAAGCCAACCGATTCGATATTCCCGCTTTCGAATACGTGGTGCGGCTCTGGACGGTGGTGCTGGAGATCTCCGTGCTCATGGCCCAGTTCCCGTCGAAAGAGGTGGCTCAGCTCAGCTATGACTACCGGACGCTGGGGCTGGGCTATGCCAATCTCGGCTCATTGCTGATGGTCAACGGCATACCGTACGACAGCGAACAGGCCCGGGCCATGGCTGCAGCCATCACCGCCATCATGACCGGCGTGGCCTACAAGACCTCGGCCGAAATGGCCATGCACCTCGGTCCCTTCCCGCGCTTCGCCGAGAACCGGGATGATATGCTGCGCGTGATCCGCAACCACCGGGCAGCGGCTTACGATGCCACCGATGCGTATGAAGGCCTGCAGATCAAACCCCAGGGCATCAACGCCCGCTATTGTCCTGATGACCTGCTGAAAGCCGCCACCCGTGCCTGGGATGAAGCCCTGCAGATGGGCGAGCAATATGGCTACCGCAACGCCCAGGTGAGCGTGATTGCGCCTACCGGCACCATCGGCCTGATCATGGATTGCGATACCACCGGCATTGAGCCCGATTTTGCCCTGGTGAAATTTAAAAAACTCAGCGGCGGCGGTTATTTCAAGATCATCAACCAGTCGATCCCGGTGGCTTTGAAACGGCTGGGCTATAGCGAGACGGAGATCAGGGCTATCGTCGATTATGCTCGCGGCACGGGGAGCTTTGAAGGGGCACCTCATATCAACCACCAGTCTCTGAGTGAGCGGGGCTTCATCGCCGAAGAGCTGAAAAAACTCGACCGGGCGGTAGCTTCGGCATTCGATATCAGCTTTGTCTTCAACGTGTACACCCTCGGCGAGGAATGCCTGCAGCGGCTGGGCTTCAAGCCTGAACAGTATTTCAATCCCGACTTCAGCCTGCTGCATGCCCTGGGCTTCACCGATGCCGAAATTGAAGCCGCCAATGATTATGTGTGCGGCACCATGACGGTGGAGGGCGCTCCTTACCTGAAGCCCGAACACCTGCCGGTGTTCGACTGTGCCAACAAATGCGGGAAAAAAGGCCAGCGCTACATCCATCCGCATGGCCATATCCGCATGATGGCCGCCGTACAGCCCTTTATTTCAGGAGCCATTTCCAAAACCATTAACCTGCCCAACGAGGCCACCGTGGCCGATATTGCCGATTGTTATTACTTGAGCTGGGAGCTGGGACTGAAAGCCTGTGCCCTCTACCGCGATGGCAGCAAATTATCGCAACCGCTCAGCAACCGCACAGAAAAGAAAAAAGAAGAAACGACAACGGAAGCGACTTCAACAAAAACAGAAAAAATCGATTTGAACAGCCTCACCATCGACGAGATTCTTGAAGCCGCGCGGATTAAAATGCAGAGCAGTCCGGATACCTCCTTTATGCGGGCGCTGTCGCGGGTGGTCCAGCGCAAGACCCTGCCGGCCAAACGTCGCGGCTTCACCCAGAAAGCCAAGATCAACGGCCAGACCATCTTCCTGCGTACCGGGGAATACAGTGATGGTACCCTCGGTGAAATCTTCATCGACATGCACAAAGAGGGAGCCACCCTCCGCTCGATGATGAACTGCTTTGCCATCGCCGTATCGATTGGCCTGCAATACGGCGTGCCGCTGGAAGAATTTGTGGATAAGTTTGTCTTCACCCGCTTTGAGCCTTCCGGGCCGGTAGAGCATCCCAACATCAAATTTGCCACTTCTATTGTGGATTATATTTTCCGGGTGCTGGGGTATGAATACCTGCATCGCGATGATCTGGTGCATGTACCCGATCCCGACCGGCAGACAGGTAGCGAAACAAGCGCTGATTGGAGCGGAAGAGCCGAGCCGGTGCAAACCCAGCCGGCGCAGGAGCTCCAGCTCAGCGACAAAAAGCAGCCCGTGCAAATGGAGGCGGCCGTGCATGAGGAAGCAGCCACGGGTGCACAGGCCGGCACACAGGCCTATCTGCGGCAGATGCAAAGCGATGCCCCTTCGTGCCCGAACTGCGGACATATCACCGTGCGCTCGGGCACCTGTTACAAATGCCTGAACTGTGGTTCCAGCCTGGGCTGCAGCTGA
- a CDS encoding LytTR family transcriptional regulator DNA-binding domain-containing protein, which produces MISHFTRALIIDDERLARNELRRLLKEFPEIQVVGEAANAQEGLEQIESLEPDLLFLDIQMPDKTGFELLEMLDRVPTVIFTTAYDEYALKAFEFNALDYLMKPIEPRRLADALQKLRQQEQKEKQQLLGRGVLSENDQVFVKDGERCWFVKLHEIRLFESAGNYARVYFGNNKPLILKSLNALEERLDPRVFFRANRKHIVNLRHIEKIDPYFNGGLLLEMRGGERIEVSRRQAVKFKEMMSL; this is translated from the coding sequence ATGATCAGCCATTTCACGCGAGCCCTGATTATCGACGATGAGCGCCTGGCACGCAATGAGCTCAGGCGCCTGCTGAAGGAGTTTCCGGAAATTCAGGTGGTGGGTGAGGCGGCCAATGCGCAGGAAGGCCTTGAGCAGATCGAAAGCCTGGAACCCGACTTGTTGTTCCTCGACATCCAGATGCCCGACAAGACGGGTTTTGAGCTGCTGGAAATGCTCGACAGGGTGCCCACCGTGATCTTTACAACGGCCTACGATGAATATGCCCTGAAGGCCTTCGAGTTTAATGCACTCGATTACCTGATGAAACCCATAGAGCCGCGTCGCCTGGCCGATGCCCTGCAGAAGCTGCGCCAGCAGGAGCAGAAGGAAAAACAACAGCTCCTGGGCAGGGGCGTGCTCTCGGAAAACGACCAGGTGTTTGTGAAAGACGGCGAACGCTGCTGGTTTGTGAAGCTGCACGAGATCCGCCTGTTCGAAAGTGCGGGCAACTATGCACGCGTGTATTTCGGGAACAACAAGCCCCTGATCCTGAAATCGCTGAACGCCCTCGAAGAGCGGCTCGACCCCCGCGTGTTCTTTCGGGCAAACCGCAAGCATATCGTCAACCTGCGCCATATCGAAAAAATCGACCCGTATTTTAACGGCGGACTGCTGCTGGAGATGCGAGGCGGCGAGAGAATCGAAGTCTCGCGCCGGCAGGCGGTAAAGTTCAAAGAGATGATGAGCCTCTGA
- a CDS encoding geranylgeranylglyceryl/heptaprenylglyceryl phosphate synthase, which produces MQTHQPVYTTFCENKQKGKKAFAVLIDPDNIDFPDLNRLLTLSEDAGVDYLLIGGSLMITDRLDAYCQHIKQHCRIPLILFPGSPTQLSRHVDALLYLSLISGRNAELLIGQHVLSAAAVKQSGVEVISTGYMVIDGGVPTTVSYISNAAPIPADKDDIAMCTAMAGEMLGKKIIYMDAGSGARHPISEQMLRRVSENISLPLIVGGGIRDPETAYRMARAGADVIVVGNAIEKDQELIKDMTAALHSLPATTMH; this is translated from the coding sequence ATGCAAACTCACCAGCCCGTCTATACCACATTCTGTGAAAACAAACAAAAAGGCAAAAAGGCTTTTGCGGTATTGATTGATCCGGACAATATTGATTTTCCTGATTTGAATCGATTGCTTACCCTGAGCGAAGATGCGGGGGTGGACTATTTATTGATCGGCGGTAGCCTTATGATTACCGATCGCCTGGATGCGTACTGCCAGCACATCAAGCAACATTGCCGGATACCATTGATATTATTCCCGGGCAGTCCCACCCAGCTGAGCCGGCATGTGGATGCCCTGCTTTACCTGTCGCTCATTTCCGGGCGTAATGCCGAGCTGCTCATCGGTCAGCATGTATTGTCGGCGGCTGCCGTCAAGCAAAGCGGCGTGGAAGTGATTTCAACGGGGTATATGGTGATCGACGGCGGAGTACCCACCACCGTTTCGTATATCAGCAATGCCGCCCCCATCCCGGCCGATAAAGATGATATTGCCATGTGCACAGCCATGGCCGGGGAAATGCTGGGGAAGAAAATCATTTACATGGATGCGGGCAGCGGCGCCCGGCATCCCATCAGCGAGCAGATGCTGCGTCGCGTATCGGAAAATATTTCCCTGCCCCTCATCGTAGGCGGTGGCATCCGTGATCCGGAAACCGCCTATCGGATGGCTCGCGCGGGTGCCGACGTGATTGTGGTGGGCAACGCCATTGAAAAAGATCAGGAGCTCATCAAGGATATGACGGCTGCGCTTCATTCCCTGCCTGCCACCACCATGCATTAA